TCATCGCCATTGATGAAATCTTCGGCTCAAATTTGCACTCCCGATAGTGAAAATCAGGTATATTCTATAAAAACTGTAAGGTTTATAATCCATTCAGCAGTACAGAAAATAAGCCAATTTACCGGGGCCTGTCAATGTAACTGCAGAATTTAAACTCTAATGAATTATTGAGAGAGGAGACCGATCGGTTAAATGATCACTGTCGCATGTTTCAGCCACAGAAATCTGGTTGAAAAAGAGCTGATGAACGCTTTTCGGCGAATACCGGATACCAGGGTAATCGCTATTGAAATCACTGTGGTAACATCCAGAGAACAGGCAGCGCTTGTATGCAATGTTCTCAAGCAGCATAAGTGCACGATCCTTCTTACAATCAACAACTGGGGACTGGACAACGAAGGTGTTATCGCCGATTTCTGTGTAAAAAACCATTGCATCCTTATTAACTGGTGTGTGGATGATCCTTTTTTTCATCAGATTATAAACAACATCGATTTTCCCCCATCGCCAAACAGGCTGGATTTTGTCTCAGACCGCGGGTATATCAAACAAATGACCGATCAGGGATATAATGCGATATTCCTGCCCCTTGCAACAGATCCTTCAATATTTCATCCGGTCCCGGAAAAACGGACTTTCAAACGAAACACCTGCTTTGTCGGAAATTCATACCGTGAACAGATGGATAAGTATCTGAAAAAATGCGATACCTATATCGAAAGCTTTCTTCGTGATATACCTCCCCTACTCCGGAAATATTCGGCCGATATGGGATATGATATCGAAAGTGAAATAGAAAAGCTCGTTTCGCAGCGGGAGATCCCTTCCCATCTGAGTGTCAGGAAAGCGGTATTCTACCTGAAACATTTTATCGGCTATCTTTACCGGAAAAATCTTGTTGTTTCTCTTGAGGGCATATACCCCGATTTCAAGGTATTCGGTGACGAAGGATGGGTGCAGGATATCCCGGCGGAAAAGGTCTCAAGGGGAGTTGGCTACTATAAAAATCTCAATCTTGTCTACCAGCAGACCAGAGTCAATCTCGATATCAATCGCATGGTCATCAGGGATGGCTTTACGCAACGGGTGTTCGACAGCCTGGCCTCCAACAGTTTTATCATTACCAGCCGGAAAAGAGTGGTCTACGAGTATTTCGAAACCGAGGGTGATAAAAAAGAGCTGGTTGTCTTTCGGAACAGTGAACATCTGCAAGAACTGATCGATTATTATCTTCGCCATGAAACCGAACGAGCGGCGATTGCAGAACGGGGCATGAAAAAAGTCCTGAGCCGCCATACCTATGATCACCGGGTGAGAGTTATTTTGAAGGAGATTGGAAAGATCGTTGGATAAAAGAAAAGGGCGGGAGAAGAGAAAGAACGTGAGATTCATCGCTGTTTTTCCCCCCATGTGTGGGGGGAGGCGAAGACGGGGGGTTGGGCTATCAGGAAAAGCATTTTCCAAGCTGGGTTCCAGGCATGGACCCGACCATGGGAGGAGGCAGTCCCCAGCCCCCTGCCAAAATCAAAATTTCTTCAATATGAGACAAGGATTTGAGAAAAAACTCCTCTCCACGTAGAGGAATAATAACCCCTTTAAAAAAAAATCACCCGTTTGTGACGAAAATCACACAATGTTTGATCGGGCAAATATTATTCTTTATATATTGGAAATAAGCAGGTAGAGCTTTTCGGTTATATTTGTTCTTCGGCTGGTTAAAGGATATTATGTACCATGTGCTTCCGGCACATGCGTTAAAACTAACGCATTTCCGAGCATAATAAAAAGCGTATGGAAGAATCAAAAACATTTGTATCCGGCATTACAACAGCAGACCCGTCGCGATATTTCAATTTCCCGGGATGCAGAAACTGTTTAACCCATCCCTGCAAAAAGCTCTGTTTCGGGGTAATCCGTCCGGGGAAATTCATGCTTGTCCATTCCCGGGATATCGGTAAGCCGGATTGTCCCTTTGTTTCCATGCTTCATGCCGAGGTTGAACATATTCTCCAGGACAGTTCGCTGCAGGAAATATCATATCACCTTGACGGCATAACAGCGAATCTAACCCCCAGCGAGCAGCTCAGTTATGATATACGCCACTACGTTTTCGATTACAATGATCAGGCCGGAAGAGTCCGCTACCTTTGGTCCCTTATCGACAGCGGTATTATCAAATTTGTCAGGATCCCGCTCAACTACATGCTGGATCCGAAACTCAGGAAATGGTTCAGCAATCAACAAATGGACATCATCGAAATGGCCGAAGCAGAAGAGGATGATTCCGGCGCCCCTGCGGTAACCGACCGTGTCCTCGATGAAGCCGCCGCCGTCTCTCTCTCCAACCCCCGGTGGGAACACAGGGATGAGCAGAAAAAGCAATCCACCCCCGAGACAGTTGTCGAAGACGATGAGATCCTGCTTAAATGCGATACCCGGGGTCTCCCCGAAAACGCAACGGTCTCATTTGACATCTTTGATATTTCCGACGGCTCCCGCCTTCGGATCGACACGGTTTCCGGCAAAACCGAGAACGACACCGTATCAGCCAATTGGAAAATTCAGGATCCTAATGATAAAGGCGAGGAGCTTAAGCTGGAATTCGAAGCCACTGCGCGGGGCAAAAAGAGCGGCCCGTGTGAGATTGCGGTAAAGAGTAGTGAGTTTGTGATTTCGGTTTAAGGCGCGGTTTTTTGCGGTCGCGTATAGTTTTAACATGCGATGCAAGCGCATGGCACAAAAAATGGTCGGTTAGTTAACTATAATTGTATAAATATGGTGCTAATGAAGGAAATAGATATTCAATTTTATATGGTATTCAACTATTATTAAAAGCGTTTTGGTATTTGTGGAATGCATTGATATAAATTTATCGCATTCGTAAACACATGCCGCCAAAAGCGAACTTAACAACGAGGTTCAGGTATGAATAGGATATGCAATACATATAGATATTGTTATTTAATCTTTACAATATCTCTTCTATTCAAGTCATATTTTAGTATTGCCTATTCTAATAACAGCCCTTATGCAAAGCCCTTCTTTTGTGATGATAATATACTTTCAAATTTTTACCTCGTAATAATTCAAACCGTACCAAAGAAATCTGAGATATCAAATCCAAAGACAGTGATTAATACTACAAATTATTCAAATCTCAAAGACGGATTTTTTGTAAATGTTGCTGCATATTTTTCCGAACGTGCTCATGCTTTGAAAGAGAAAAAAAAGTATAAGGAAGCCTATGTCAAAAATAGCGGATATTACGTATATAAAGAGTCTACCAACCGGTTGCCTGATATAATTAAAGCATTCGAATTGCGTACCATTGAATGGATGGTCCAAGCGGGGGAAAATCACTGGATAATAAAAACTCTTTGTAAGCAAGATAGTGGTTATTCAAATATTTTTTATCTTATAAATTCACAGAAAAAGATGACGGTTGATTCTATACTTATTTCAACTGCTGATAATTCTTTGAAAACCTGTATCTACTTTATTCATAATAAAAAGGTGCCGACGTTACTATCACATTATTTTGACAAAAAGGGTTATCACAACTTTTTAACAGGTTCAAATTTAGA
This sequence is a window from Chitinivibrionales bacterium. Protein-coding genes within it:
- a CDS encoding glycosyltransferase, with the protein product MITVACFSHRNLVEKELMNAFRRIPDTRVIAIEITVVTSREQAALVCNVLKQHKCTILLTINNWGLDNEGVIADFCVKNHCILINWCVDDPFFHQIINNIDFPPSPNRLDFVSDRGYIKQMTDQGYNAIFLPLATDPSIFHPVPEKRTFKRNTCFVGNSYREQMDKYLKKCDTYIESFLRDIPPLLRKYSADMGYDIESEIEKLVSQREIPSHLSVRKAVFYLKHFIGYLYRKNLVVSLEGIYPDFKVFGDEGWVQDIPAEKVSRGVGYYKNLNLVYQQTRVNLDINRMVIRDGFTQRVFDSLASNSFIITSRKRVVYEYFETEGDKKELVVFRNSEHLQELIDYYLRHETERAAIAERGMKKVLSRHTYDHRVRVILKEIGKIVG